The Staphylothermus marinus F1 genome has a segment encoding these proteins:
- a CDS encoding isoaspartyl peptidase/L-asparaginase — MAKSIILHGGAGSWKDSRVREKAYIVMENCTRKAWTVLNNSNNALEAVVEAVKCMEDSGYLNAGVGSVLDILGNRTLDAGIMTSNGLIGAVSAVKATRNPVVLARIVAEKTPHIIIGGDGADTLAKLYSLPPLPPPPKHVVERYYESLKKLLSGEIKRDYWRKILSFIESNENYRRLVESLASFADTVGAVAVDDNGLLATAVSTGGVILKLPGRIGDSPIPGAGFYSSRKVACSATGFGEMIIRSMPCLKLAEYIDQGMDFEEALDNVITYVNETVGKDTMGFIAVDYEGRIGWRYNTEAMLIGYMDREGRVIVNHKP; from the coding sequence ATGGCTAAATCCATAATCCTACATGGTGGAGCGGGTAGTTGGAAGGATTCAAGAGTTAGGGAGAAAGCATATATTGTGATGGAGAATTGTACGAGGAAAGCATGGACAGTTCTGAATAATAGTAATAATGCGTTGGAAGCAGTTGTAGAAGCTGTTAAATGCATGGAGGATTCAGGATATTTAAACGCTGGTGTGGGTAGTGTGCTCGATATATTGGGTAATAGAACGCTTGATGCAGGCATAATGACTTCTAACGGTTTAATAGGTGCTGTATCAGCTGTTAAAGCTACTCGTAACCCAGTAGTTCTAGCAAGAATAGTTGCTGAGAAAACACCACATATAATAATCGGTGGTGATGGAGCAGACACTCTAGCCAAATTATATAGTCTACCACCCCTCCCACCCCCGCCAAAACATGTTGTTGAAAGATACTATGAGAGCCTCAAAAAACTATTGAGTGGAGAAATAAAGAGGGATTATTGGCGAAAAATACTGAGCTTTATAGAAAGCAATGAAAACTATAGGAGACTAGTTGAATCACTAGCTAGTTTTGCTGATACTGTGGGAGCAGTTGCAGTAGATGATAATGGATTATTGGCAACAGCAGTTAGTACGGGGGGAGTAATACTTAAGCTTCCAGGTAGAATAGGTGATTCACCAATACCAGGTGCTGGATTCTACTCATCCAGAAAAGTTGCATGTAGCGCTACAGGCTTCGGAGAAATGATTATAAGATCAATGCCCTGCTTAAAACTTGCAGAATACATTGATCAAGGAATGGATTTTGAAGAAGCACTAGACAATGTTATAACATATGTTAATGAGACAGTTGGAAAAGACACAATGGGCTTCATTGCAGTGGACTATGAAGGGAGAATTGGGTGGAGATATAATACGGAAGCAATGCTTATAGGGTATATGGATAGAGAAGGCAGAGTAATAGTAAATCATAAACCATAA
- a CDS encoding glycosidase: protein MYMYGDHFKRAVGFSEASNIRRNETTDIVHRLGVIAPNRVYLNNYPISNPIAVFNSALAVDEEDAILYARIIVGYFMYVSAIIAIRVPLDDIFSGSGDININYYAGQPVVYPSTKYDLWGTEDPRVYVIDGKLYMTYTGRTVNYFNPRIGRERTLPVTAVEEEKYYKWKKIHVYVFPPGLREHVVSNKDAFLVKLSNDLLLFHRPHMDDDGFYLLTSRIGLEELYSVAEQVREVVLRDTIWVTDKASFESKIGWATPPIKLRDNEIIALLHGVDYELEAYRLFAMQLEYSRNEGIIVKAVTPTYIMEPKLLYEIFGDRPYTIFPCGLWRLSRDKILISYGAGDYMIGLGEIDLNELLSILDKGRIY from the coding sequence ATGTACATGTATGGTGATCATTTTAAGAGAGCTGTTGGCTTCTCTGAAGCATCCAATATTAGGCGTAATGAGACAACTGATATTGTTCATCGTCTGGGTGTTATTGCTCCTAATCGTGTCTATTTGAATAATTATCCTATTAGTAATCCCATAGCTGTTTTTAATTCTGCTCTAGCTGTTGATGAGGAGGATGCTATATTATATGCTAGGATAATAGTTGGTTATTTCATGTATGTTTCAGCAATTATTGCGATCAGGGTTCCATTAGACGATATTTTCTCGGGTTCAGGAGATATTAATATAAACTATTATGCTGGTCAACCAGTGGTTTATCCTTCGACAAAATATGATTTATGGGGCACAGAGGATCCTAGGGTTTACGTGATCGATGGTAAACTATACATGACATATACTGGTAGAACAGTAAATTATTTTAATCCACGTATTGGTAGGGAGAGGACTCTGCCTGTTACAGCTGTAGAGGAGGAGAAATATTATAAGTGGAAGAAGATACACGTATATGTTTTCCCTCCAGGATTAAGAGAGCATGTTGTAAGTAATAAGGATGCTTTCTTAGTGAAGCTAAGCAATGATCTATTATTGTTTCATAGGCCGCACATGGATGATGATGGTTTCTATCTGTTAACTAGTAGGATAGGCTTAGAAGAACTATATAGCGTAGCTGAACAGGTTAGAGAAGTCGTATTAAGGGATACTATATGGGTAACTGATAAAGCTAGTTTTGAAAGCAAAATAGGATGGGCCACGCCACCAATAAAGCTTAGGGATAATGAAATAATTGCTCTACTCCACGGTGTAGACTATGAATTAGAAGCATATCGTCTCTTCGCAATGCAACTAGAATACTCGAGGAACGAAGGCATAATTGTGAAAGCTGTTACACCAACATATATTATGGAGCCCAAACTACTATACGAAATATTCGGTGACAGACCCTACACTATATTCCCCTGTGGATTATGGAGGCTTAGCAGAGACAAGATACTGATAAGTTATGGAGCCGGAGACTATATGATAGGGCTTGGAGAAATAGATCTAAACGAGCTCTTAAGCATACTTGATAAAGGACGCATATATTAG
- the nagA gene encoding N-acetylglucosamine-6-phosphate deacetylase, producing MGRIILSNARIITPFEEIYPGTVEVENGIIKKVYYGKRCGGENLEGKILTPGFIDIHTHGIRGHDITQSSLGGSVEKVVETLVEMSKAYAVHGVTRFLPTTMTAPHEALLIATKGVAETMDYQRDRIEGALIEGLHMEGPYISREKAGAQNPKYIRSPSISELKEYWETSRGKLRTITLAPEVKGALELIEYARSLGINVSIGHTNATYEEAKAAIYVGANRATHLYNGMRQIHHREPGVVVALLESPQVYLELICDFIHVSPVMIKFTIRYAGIERIVTVTDSIIATDLPDGTYSLGGLEIIVEEGVSRLRNGALAGSTLTMDKALRNLVKLGIPLKDAVRTLTYNPASAVGIRDAGAIIPGYTADLVVLNNNLRVESVYVRGENIL from the coding sequence ATGGGAAGAATTATTCTAAGTAATGCGAGGATAATAACACCTTTTGAGGAGATATATCCAGGAACCGTAGAGGTAGAGAACGGGATCATTAAGAAAGTCTACTATGGGAAAAGATGCGGCGGCGAAAACTTGGAGGGAAAAATACTGACTCCCGGATTTATAGATATACATACCCATGGTATTCGAGGACATGATATTACACAAAGCTCTCTAGGAGGATCTGTGGAGAAAGTAGTGGAAACATTAGTAGAAATGAGTAAAGCCTATGCTGTTCATGGAGTAACAAGGTTTCTACCAACTACTATGACGGCGCCACATGAAGCTCTCCTAATAGCTACTAAGGGTGTTGCTGAAACAATGGATTATCAAAGAGATAGAATCGAGGGGGCATTGATTGAAGGACTCCACATGGAGGGACCATATATAAGCAGGGAGAAGGCGGGGGCACAGAATCCCAAATATATACGTTCTCCAAGTATTAGCGAGTTAAAGGAGTATTGGGAAACGTCAAGAGGAAAATTAAGAACCATAACATTAGCACCCGAAGTTAAGGGGGCGTTAGAGCTTATAGAGTATGCTAGGAGTCTAGGAATAAATGTTTCAATAGGCCATACAAATGCTACATATGAAGAAGCTAAAGCCGCCATATATGTGGGGGCGAATAGAGCTACCCACCTCTATAATGGGATGAGACAGATTCATCATCGAGAACCAGGTGTTGTAGTTGCTCTCCTAGAAAGCCCTCAAGTATACTTAGAGCTTATATGTGACTTTATCCACGTCTCACCTGTTATGATAAAGTTCACGATAAGATATGCTGGTATAGAGAGAATAGTAACTGTTACCGATTCAATAATTGCAACGGATCTCCCTGATGGAACATATAGTTTGGGAGGATTAGAAATAATTGTTGAAGAAGGAGTTAGTAGGCTTAGAAATGGAGCTCTTGCTGGAAGCACTCTCACAATGGATAAAGCACTAAGAAACCTTGTCAAGTTAGGGATCCCATTAAAAGATGCTGTGAGAACATTAACATATAATCCAGCCTCAGCAGTAGGTATACGTGACGCTGGAGCAATAATTCCTGGATACACAGCAGACCTCGTAGTCTTAAATAATAATTTAAGAGTCGAATCCGTATATGTTCGGGGAGAAAATATATTGTGA
- the glmS gene encoding glutamine--fructose-6-phosphate transaminase (isomerizing), producing the protein MGGIFGVVCKEKIRRGVVFEGLRRLLYRGYDGVGVAFLDDEGNIVIRKKPGHLEKVANEVDLFNIPSRIALGHTRYASRGWPTVENTHPLTDCTGKIAVVGDGLIENYEAYKEKLVRKGHSFSSRTDTEVYAHLLEESVFREKKDPLEAIARYMRELRGMYAVAAIIAGKEVFYVAHNGQPLIIGLTHNNECIYLSSDIPSLYGYADEAYILEEGMAAEISIDNIRIINAENMEPISIERLIKKRVKYQVELVGKAGYPHYMLKEIYEIPDSMIKTTYSLMEKYLRLAAMIIYGAKNVYVIGNGTSLHAGMVSSYYFTDLANINVNVVSAAEFPYYALKNVSTGTVIIAISQSGETSDVIKSVKLAKQYGAVIIGVTNVVGSRLSLESNVYLPIGAGPELAVPATKTFVSSLVALALLAGYTGLYTGKLSQTEYVGITEKIRETAKELRKDLQVYDNIAEKISEKLLGWKNMYVSSSGINYPVALEASLKFKEASIIHAEGVQLGELRHGPLVLIRDKYPVIIIKPVEEEALPLYNKVAEYVLSKNGFLITITHDDIGYGEVVKVKPTHKILSPITTIIPLQLIAYHLGVKQGYPVDTPPGLAKAITT; encoded by the coding sequence GTGGGCGGAATATTTGGTGTTGTTTGTAAGGAGAAGATCCGCAGGGGAGTAGTGTTTGAGGGGCTTAGACGCCTCCTCTACAGAGGCTATGACGGTGTTGGTGTAGCTTTTCTCGATGATGAAGGCAATATAGTTATTAGGAAAAAACCTGGACATCTTGAAAAGGTTGCTAATGAAGTAGACCTATTTAATATTCCATCGAGAATAGCTTTGGGGCATACTAGATATGCTAGTCGTGGATGGCCCACGGTTGAAAATACTCATCCTCTAACTGATTGTACTGGGAAGATCGCGGTTGTAGGAGATGGTTTAATCGAAAACTATGAAGCTTACAAGGAAAAACTAGTTAGGAAAGGACATAGTTTCTCATCTAGAACAGATACAGAGGTTTATGCTCATTTACTAGAGGAATCAGTATTTAGGGAGAAAAAGGATCCATTGGAAGCTATTGCTAGATATATGCGTGAGCTTAGAGGTATGTATGCTGTCGCAGCTATCATTGCTGGGAAAGAAGTATTTTATGTTGCCCATAATGGTCAACCACTCATAATTGGGTTAACACATAATAATGAATGTATTTATTTATCAAGCGATATTCCAAGCCTATATGGTTACGCTGATGAAGCATATATATTGGAGGAGGGTATGGCTGCTGAGATAAGCATAGATAATATTAGGATAATTAATGCTGAAAACATGGAGCCAATAAGTATTGAGAGATTAATTAAGAAGAGAGTAAAATACCAAGTAGAACTTGTTGGAAAAGCTGGGTATCCACATTATATGTTGAAGGAAATATATGAAATACCAGACTCTATGATCAAGACAACATATTCCTTAATGGAAAAATATCTACGATTAGCAGCAATGATAATTTATGGTGCTAAAAACGTATATGTTATTGGTAATGGTACAAGTCTTCACGCAGGAATGGTGTCATCATATTACTTCACTGATCTAGCAAATATAAACGTCAATGTAGTTAGCGCGGCTGAATTCCCCTATTATGCTTTGAAAAATGTTTCAACAGGTACGGTTATCATAGCTATTAGTCAGAGTGGGGAGACAAGCGATGTCATTAAGAGTGTAAAACTTGCCAAACAATATGGAGCAGTAATTATAGGGGTTACAAACGTTGTAGGCTCTCGTCTCTCGCTAGAATCAAATGTTTATCTACCAATAGGTGCTGGCCCGGAACTAGCTGTTCCAGCAACAAAAACTTTCGTATCAAGCCTTGTTGCACTAGCATTACTTGCTGGATACACTGGATTATATACTGGTAAGCTTAGCCAAACCGAGTATGTCGGGATCACTGAAAAAATACGTGAGACAGCTAAAGAGTTAAGAAAAGATCTCCAGGTCTATGATAATATTGCGGAAAAGATCTCTGAGAAACTGTTAGGATGGAAAAACATGTATGTATCAAGTAGTGGAATAAACTATCCCGTAGCACTAGAAGCTTCTCTGAAATTCAAGGAAGCATCCATAATACATGCTGAAGGTGTTCAATTAGGTGAGTTAAGGCATGGACCATTAGTGCTTATAAGAGATAAGTATCCAGTAATTATTATAAAGCCTGTTGAAGAAGAAGCTTTACCTCTATATAATAAGGTTGCCGAGTATGTATTGTCAAAGAATGGTTTCCTAATAACAATTACACATGATGATATAGGCTATGGCGAGGTAGTTAAGGTTAAACCCACCCATAAAATATTATCGCCAATAACCACTATTATCCCCCTACAGCTTATAGCGTATCATCTAGGAGTAAAACAGGGATATCCAGTAGATACACCGCCCGGATTAGCCAAAGCAATAACTACATAA
- a CDS encoding class I SAM-dependent methyltransferase, whose translation MTHNAQEFCWKKYGDLMEKTIEWFKIKGSRYRAKPWKQLFIEKYTHGAVLDLGGGIASTSRYFLDKKIIEKLVIVDLAETPLLSIKNTNALAIEICGDILDNMFLENYFNTIYLFAVLHHILGRECRIELLKNIKHMLRNNGHVIITVWNPDLDSLKKKYMIKTLESEKDVLICDSISCRYYYLYDIEELCNEIRYVGLEIIEKGYFYQNTKRKNITRNIYVVAEKK comes from the coding sequence ATGACCCATAACGCTCAGGAATTCTGCTGGAAAAAATATGGAGACCTAATGGAGAAAACGATAGAATGGTTTAAAATAAAAGGATCAAGATACCGTGCTAAGCCATGGAAACAACTCTTCATCGAGAAATATACTCATGGAGCAGTATTGGATCTAGGTGGGGGAATTGCTTCAACCTCTAGATATTTTTTAGATAAGAAAATCATTGAAAAACTAGTGATCGTGGATTTAGCTGAGACACCACTACTAAGTATTAAGAACACCAATGCACTTGCCATAGAGATTTGCGGAGACATATTAGATAATATGTTTTTAGAAAACTATTTCAACACAATATATTTATTCGCAGTTCTCCACCATATCCTAGGCAGAGAATGCAGAATAGAATTGTTAAAAAATATAAAGCATATGCTTAGGAATAATGGACATGTAATAATTACTGTTTGGAACCCAGATTTAGATTCTCTAAAGAAGAAATACATGATCAAAACCTTAGAATCCGAGAAAGATGTATTAATATGTGATAGTATAAGTTGTAGATACTATTATCTCTATGATATTGAAGAACTATGCAATGAGATAAGATACGTAGGACTCGAAATCATTGAGAAAGGATATTTTTACCAAAACACTAAGCGAAAAAACATAACCCGCAACATATATGTAGTTGCCGAGAAAAAATAA
- a CDS encoding stage II sporulation protein M: MSTLETENKTSIPNGLEKLVRSFEFRKETYIPHIFPGIMLIISLPAYISLIYNIMFHGVQEATSSWYTSLATLYIGYILASAISIYRLLKITHTHLVNSGITSYYWLKKLDDYDSIIKLYRSGVMRRDLPSPLTGLIATLLSGGIAYPILLYVVDKTMRDHYYGEEGKFLGIHITNRINVEHGLVYVAATLLTVGLFLIIWDYIIVRNYNRHVKIIHGSHPEPPLTITTTLTYGEHGGEIPILALSLAFLGAGIYGLLGIIGFMNHLTGTIGYGLLIAGIAAYYRRKSFSSQVGRVYGFIYLSFILFSIIGYTSAQTYYSLYEETSKQLVELRTNDLFNLTRNIFINNFIISFISTIPIIGPLYLGVGLGNAALYYGVAINIALSEGNLSILLLPLMPHAILELLAYAFFASLSMRIFIEKESKFTIYFVISALILFTAAFIEALSVVAVR, from the coding sequence TTGAGTACTCTGGAGACAGAAAATAAGACAAGCATACCTAATGGTTTAGAAAAACTTGTTAGAAGCTTTGAGTTCAGAAAAGAAACATATATACCACATATTTTCCCAGGGATAATGTTGATTATATCATTGCCTGCGTATATATCATTAATATATAATATTATGTTCCACGGTGTCCAAGAAGCAACCAGTAGCTGGTACACTAGTTTAGCAACACTATATATTGGATATATTCTTGCATCAGCTATATCTATTTATAGATTATTGAAAATAACCCATACACACCTAGTTAATAGCGGTATAACATCCTATTATTGGCTGAAAAAACTCGATGACTATGATTCAATAATAAAACTATATAGATCAGGTGTTATGAGGAGAGATTTACCTTCGCCCCTAACAGGATTAATAGCAACACTATTGTCTGGAGGCATAGCTTATCCTATACTATTATATGTAGTGGATAAAACCATGAGGGATCACTACTATGGTGAAGAGGGGAAGTTTCTCGGAATACACATTACTAATAGGATTAACGTAGAACATGGACTAGTATATGTAGCGGCAACACTTCTCACAGTAGGATTATTCCTAATTATTTGGGACTACATTATTGTTAGAAACTATAATAGACATGTGAAAATTATTCATGGAAGCCATCCAGAACCACCATTAACCATTACAACAACACTAACATATGGTGAACATGGAGGAGAAATACCAATACTAGCTTTATCACTAGCTTTTCTAGGTGCAGGCATATATGGTTTACTGGGAATAATTGGTTTCATGAACCATTTAACGGGCACAATAGGATACGGGTTGCTAATTGCTGGTATAGCTGCTTATTATAGGAGAAAAAGTTTTTCTTCGCAGGTGGGAAGAGTTTATGGTTTTATTTATTTATCATTTATATTGTTCTCAATAATAGGATATACTAGTGCACAAACATATTATAGCCTCTATGAAGAGACATCTAAGCAATTAGTTGAACTGAGAACAAATGATCTATTCAATTTGACGAGGAATATTTTCATAAACAATTTCATAATATCCTTTATTTCAACAATCCCAATCATAGGCCCACTATATTTAGGGGTAGGCTTAGGTAATGCTGCCCTATATTATGGAGTTGCAATAAACATTGCTCTCTCTGAAGGTAATCTATCTATTCTATTATTGCCATTAATGCCTCATGCAATACTAGAATTACTAGCTTACGCATTCTTCGCATCATTATCTATGAGGATCTTTATTGAAAAAGAATCCAAGTTTACAATATACTTTGTGATCAGTGCATTGATCCTTTTTACTGCTGCATTTATAGAAGCGTTATCCGTTGTAGCCGTGAGATAA
- a CDS encoding PaREP1 family protein gives MSVVIIIPRRVAEHARREAEKKGMTLEEYIIELLSHNLDPMDKAIEYVEAAQELLREAVEELGKGNLRQASEKLWGATALTVKAYALHRDGKQLRSHGELWEYKDKLVIELGEWVYDAWMAANGMHTCFYEGWCSARDVEIAIKHIEKLVNAVKETMNKTRHSTSSRNQGTS, from the coding sequence ATGAGCGTGGTCATCATAATTCCTCGCAGAGTTGCAGAGCATGCTAGACGAGAGGCTGAGAAAAAGGGTATGACGCTTGAAGAGTATATTATTGAGCTATTATCCCATAACCTCGATCCTATGGATAAAGCCATAGAATATGTTGAAGCAGCACAGGAACTTCTACGAGAAGCTGTGGAGGAGCTTGGAAAAGGCAATCTCAGGCAAGCATCTGAGAAATTATGGGGGGCTACAGCTCTAACAGTGAAAGCTTATGCACTACATAGAGATGGTAAGCAGTTGAGAAGTCATGGAGAATTATGGGAGTATAAGGATAAATTAGTAATTGAGCTGGGTGAATGGGTATATGATGCATGGATGGCTGCAAACGGTATGCATACATGCTTTTATGAAGGATGGTGTAGCGCTAGGGATGTAGAAATAGCGATTAAACATATAGAAAAACTAGTTAATGCCGTGAAGGAAACTATGAATAAAACAAGACACAGTACAAGCTCGAGGAATCAGGGAACCTCATAA